Proteins from one Vanessa atalanta chromosome 15, ilVanAtal1.2, whole genome shotgun sequence genomic window:
- the LOC125069143 gene encoding tyrosine-protein kinase Src64B isoform X1 encodes MGNKCCSRRHDPDRPLVYPAYKKNEAGFTTCPSLETRYTGEPNNRAVSRRPADIVRTRNPGACISNGGRRVVKALCAYTARAESDISFRKGDRMEVLSDAETDWWRVLHLTTRREGLVPANFVAEESSVECEDWFFPHVSRKEADKLLLAEINPRGTFLVRPAEHNPHGFSLSVKDWEEGRGYHVKHYKIKPLDNGGFYIATNQTFPSLPALVMSYTKNALGLCHVLARPCPKPEPQMWDLGPELRDKWEIPRSQIQLIKKLGQGNFGEVYYGKWCNNIEVAVKTLREGTMSKQAFLQEAAIMKKFRHKRLVALYAVCSQQEPVYIVQEYMCKGSLLEFLRNGEGKSLHFEDLIYIAAQVASGMEYLESKLLIHRDLAARNVLIGENNVAKICDFGLARVIEDNEYCPKQGSRFPVKWTAPEAIIYGRFSIKSDVWSYGILLMELFTYGQIPYPGLHGKEVIEQVERGYRMPKPVGHYLPDDIYRLMLQCWDAIPEKRPTFEFLNHYFESFTVTSEIPYREVQD; translated from the exons tatatCCAGCATACAAGAAGAACGAAGCAGGGTTTACAACATGTCCGTCACTAGAGACGAGGTATACGGGCGAACCAAACAACCGCGCTGTATCACGCAGACCAGCGGACATCGTGCGCACTCGCAACCCTGGAGCGT gtATATCAAATGGCGGACGACGTGTCGTGAAAGCGCTATGCGCCTACACGGCTCGCGCGGAATCGGACATATCGTTTCGCAAAGGAGACCGTATGGAGGTCCTGAGCGATGCGGAAACGGATTGGTGGAGAGTTTTACATCTTACCACGAGAAGAGAAGGTCTAGTGCCGGCTAACTTTGTCGCAGAGGAGAGTTCTGTAGAATGCGAGGA TTGGTTCTTTCCGCACGTGTCGAGAAAAGAAGCTGATAAACTACTACTAGCGGAGATCAACCCTCGGGGAACGTTCCTTGTTAGACCAGCAGAACACAATCCACATGGATTCAGCCTTAGTGTCAAAGATTGGGAAGAAGGGAGAGGGTACCATGTGAAGCACTATAAAATTAAACCTCTCGACAATGGGGGTTTCTACATAGCAACCAATCAGACTTTCCCGAGTTTGCCAGCACTGGTCATGTCTTATACAA AAAACGCGCTAGGTCTTTGCCACGTGCTTGCCCGTCCTTGTCCGAAACCAGAACCGCAGATGTGGGACCTCGGACCAGAACTGCGGGATAAATGGGAAATTCCCAGGAGTCAGATACAGCTAATCAAGAAACTCGGTCAGGGTAATTTCGGGGAGGTGTATTATGGAAAATGGTGCAACAATATTGAG GTGGCTGTAAAAACATTGAGGGAAGGCACGATGTCCAAACAGGCCTTCCTCCAAGAAGCGGCCATCATGAAGAAGTTCCGTCACAAACGTCTCGTCGCACTTTATGCGGTGTGCTCGCAGCAGGAACCCGTTTATATCGTCCAGGAATACATGTGCAAAGGATCTCTACTAGAGTTCCTAAGAAATGGAGAAGGAAAGTCCCTCCATTTCGAGGACTTAATCTATATTGCGGCTCAAGTAGCTTCCGGCATGGAGTACCTAGAATCCAAACTGTTGATACACAGAGACTTAGCGGCAAGGAACGTATTAATAGGTGAAAATAACGTAGCCAAAATATGTGACTTCGGTTTAGCTAGAGTGATCGAAGACAATGAATATTGCCCGAAACAAGGATCCCGGTTTCCTGTGAAATGGACCGCACCGGAGGCGATAATATACGGACGTTTCTCTATCAAAAGTGACGTTTGGTCGTATGGTATATTATTGATGGAGCTGTTCACCTATGGACAGATACCGTACCCGGGTCTTCACGGAAAAGAAGTCATCGAGCAAGTAGAGCGAGGGTACAGAATGCCGAAACCGGTCGGTCACTACTTGCCCGACGACATCTATAGACTGATGCTTCAATGTTGGGACGCGATTCCAGAAAAGCGACCGACTTTCGAATTCCTCAACCACTATTTCGAATCGTTCACAGTGACCAGTGAAATTCCATACAGAGAAGTGCAAGACTAG
- the LOC125069143 gene encoding tyrosine-protein kinase Src64B isoform X2, giving the protein MGNKCCSRRHDPDRPLVYPAYKKNEAGFTTCPSLETRYTGEPNNRAVSRRPADIVRTRNPGACISNGGRRVVKALCAYTARAESDISFRKGDRMEVLSDAETDWWRVLHLTTRREGLVPANFVAEESSVECEDWFFPHVSRKEADKLLLAEINPRGTFLVRPAEHNPHGFSLSVKDWEEGRGYHVKHYKIKPLDNGGFYIATNQTFPSLPALVMSYTSLCHVLARPCPKPEPQMWDLGPELRDKWEIPRSQIQLIKKLGQGNFGEVYYGKWCNNIEVAVKTLREGTMSKQAFLQEAAIMKKFRHKRLVALYAVCSQQEPVYIVQEYMCKGSLLEFLRNGEGKSLHFEDLIYIAAQVASGMEYLESKLLIHRDLAARNVLIGENNVAKICDFGLARVIEDNEYCPKQGSRFPVKWTAPEAIIYGRFSIKSDVWSYGILLMELFTYGQIPYPGLHGKEVIEQVERGYRMPKPVGHYLPDDIYRLMLQCWDAIPEKRPTFEFLNHYFESFTVTSEIPYREVQD; this is encoded by the exons tatatCCAGCATACAAGAAGAACGAAGCAGGGTTTACAACATGTCCGTCACTAGAGACGAGGTATACGGGCGAACCAAACAACCGCGCTGTATCACGCAGACCAGCGGACATCGTGCGCACTCGCAACCCTGGAGCGT gtATATCAAATGGCGGACGACGTGTCGTGAAAGCGCTATGCGCCTACACGGCTCGCGCGGAATCGGACATATCGTTTCGCAAAGGAGACCGTATGGAGGTCCTGAGCGATGCGGAAACGGATTGGTGGAGAGTTTTACATCTTACCACGAGAAGAGAAGGTCTAGTGCCGGCTAACTTTGTCGCAGAGGAGAGTTCTGTAGAATGCGAGGA TTGGTTCTTTCCGCACGTGTCGAGAAAAGAAGCTGATAAACTACTACTAGCGGAGATCAACCCTCGGGGAACGTTCCTTGTTAGACCAGCAGAACACAATCCACATGGATTCAGCCTTAGTGTCAAAGATTGGGAAGAAGGGAGAGGGTACCATGTGAAGCACTATAAAATTAAACCTCTCGACAATGGGGGTTTCTACATAGCAACCAATCAGACTTTCCCGAGTTTGCCAGCACTGGTCATGTCTTATACAA GTCTTTGCCACGTGCTTGCCCGTCCTTGTCCGAAACCAGAACCGCAGATGTGGGACCTCGGACCAGAACTGCGGGATAAATGGGAAATTCCCAGGAGTCAGATACAGCTAATCAAGAAACTCGGTCAGGGTAATTTCGGGGAGGTGTATTATGGAAAATGGTGCAACAATATTGAG GTGGCTGTAAAAACATTGAGGGAAGGCACGATGTCCAAACAGGCCTTCCTCCAAGAAGCGGCCATCATGAAGAAGTTCCGTCACAAACGTCTCGTCGCACTTTATGCGGTGTGCTCGCAGCAGGAACCCGTTTATATCGTCCAGGAATACATGTGCAAAGGATCTCTACTAGAGTTCCTAAGAAATGGAGAAGGAAAGTCCCTCCATTTCGAGGACTTAATCTATATTGCGGCTCAAGTAGCTTCCGGCATGGAGTACCTAGAATCCAAACTGTTGATACACAGAGACTTAGCGGCAAGGAACGTATTAATAGGTGAAAATAACGTAGCCAAAATATGTGACTTCGGTTTAGCTAGAGTGATCGAAGACAATGAATATTGCCCGAAACAAGGATCCCGGTTTCCTGTGAAATGGACCGCACCGGAGGCGATAATATACGGACGTTTCTCTATCAAAAGTGACGTTTGGTCGTATGGTATATTATTGATGGAGCTGTTCACCTATGGACAGATACCGTACCCGGGTCTTCACGGAAAAGAAGTCATCGAGCAAGTAGAGCGAGGGTACAGAATGCCGAAACCGGTCGGTCACTACTTGCCCGACGACATCTATAGACTGATGCTTCAATGTTGGGACGCGATTCCAGAAAAGCGACCGACTTTCGAATTCCTCAACCACTATTTCGAATCGTTCACAGTGACCAGTGAAATTCCATACAGAGAAGTGCAAGACTAG
- the LOC125069144 gene encoding adenosine 3'-phospho 5'-phosphosulfate transporter 2: protein MLKMKMSKDTIVKIDETQSSNGQNKKSEINILCFDITPYSPLVQFACCAIFVFVCYLAYGYFLELIFSNPEVKPVSLYITLVQFLITMSLSYVESIIRNPIKRKVPIRTYAILAALTLGTMSFSNLALSYLNYPTQLIFKSCKLIPVMIGSIIILGKRYGFLDYVAAVIMCIGLTMFTLADSKTSPNFDVIGVIVISLALLCDAIIGNVQEKAMKQFQASNNEVVFYSYAIACVYLVVITGFSGILTDGFVYCSQSATTMYFNIFLLSVSGYMGLQAVLTLVRICGATVAVTVTTMRKALSIIISFLLFSKPFVFQYAWSGMLVALAIYLNHYSKKNPHYVPYPILKCWQFMQSFYQSEYRYLRIKSKMYADTV from the exons AtgctaaaaatgaaaatgtcaaaGGATACTATTGTTAAAATCGATGAAACACAGAGCAGCAatggacaaaataaaaaatctgaaattaatattctatGCTTTGACATAACACCATACAGCCCATTAGTTCAATTTGCTTGTTGtgctatatttgtatttgtgtgTTATTTAGCATATGGATATTTTCTAGAACTAATATTTTCAAACCCGGAGGTTAAGCCTGTGAGCCTTTACATTACACttgttcaatttttaataacaatgtccCTCAGTTATGTTGAATCAATCATAAGGAATCCTATAAAAAGAAA aGTACCAATAAGAACCTATGCTATTTTGGCGGCACTGACATTAGGTACAATGTCGTTTTCGAACTTAGCATTAAGTTACTTGAATTACCCGACTCAACTAATATTTAAGAGCTGTAAACTAATCCCGGTCATGATTGGCAGCATTATTATTCTAGGGAAAAGATATGGATTTTTAGATTATGTCGCAGCTGTTATTATGTGCATAGGATTGACAATGTTTACATTag CTGATTCAAAAACTTCACCTAACTTTGACGTCATTGGTGTGATTGTAATATCACTAGCATTATTATGTGATGCTATTATTGGAAATGTTCAAGAAAAGGCAATGAAACAATTCCAAGCATCGAACAATGAAGTTGTGTTCTATTCATATGCAATTGCATGTGTTTATCTCGTAGTCATAACTGGTTTTAGTGGAATATTAACCGATGGATTTGTTTATTGTTCTCAG TCAGCAAcaacaatgtattttaatatattcctgCTAAGTGTGAGTGGGTACATGGGATTACAAGCAGTATTAACGTTAGTCCGTATATGCGGCGCTACAGTGGCGGTTACAGTTACTACAATGAGAAAGGCTCTCTCGATAATCATATCATTCTTGCTATTTAGCAAACCATTCGTTTTTCA GTATGCCTGGTCGGGTATGTTGGTGGCATTGGCGATATACCTCAACCATTACAGCAAGAAGAATCCACATTATGTTCCTTACCCAATCCTGAAATGTTGGCAGTTCATGCAGTCATTCTACCAATCTGAATATAGATACCtaagaataaaaagtaaaatgtacgctgatacagtataa
- the LOC125069214 gene encoding E3 ubiquitin-protein ligase MARCHF6 codes for MMDSDSSGADFCRFCRSEASSDRPLFHPCICTGSIKWIHQECLVQWMRYSRKEICELCGHRFSFMPIYSPDMPRRLPLRDVVGGLVTSVASAVKDWLHYTLVALAWLGIVPLTACRTYRCLFSGSLDPVISLPFDIVSAENLAKDVFSGCFVVTCTLFSFIGLVWLREQIMHGGGPDWMERENLPAPAAEDIPLQDNNNDHVNEGAGDDGGGREEPNGEAGDDPLVGDEANWNPMEWDRAAAEELTWARLLGLDGSMVFLEHVFWVVSLNTLFIVVFAFCPYHIGKSGAALAGLSAEGPFAGLLTALAGYVIVGAILAILHGLASLLRLRSAKKALGFCYVVVKVALLSVIEIGVIPLVCGWWLDLCSLSMFDATLKDREISLHAAPWTLMFIHWLVGMVYVYYFASFILLLREVLRPGVLWFLKNLNDPDFSPVQEMIHLSVWSHIRRLVVSAMVFGTAVLFMLWLPIRVIKYVLPGFLPYAVAVHTEAPVNELSLELLLLQVILPALLEQSHTRTWLKSGLRAWFACAAGALGLRSYLLGEAARDSDPHPAPHPPHPAPHQLGAAHQALMWRDGPAGFEPYVRVSWFPLRLGALLALVSVSLVMASALTLVIPVAIGRKVMAIWLPKASEGVHELYTAACGMYVCWAAGRGGALAAGWARGGRAALLERAALWARRAARAALAALALLGLVPLMFGLLLELVLVIPLRVPLEQSPVLFVWQDWALGVLYTKIVCALTMMGPDWSMRRAIEKAYRDGIREMDLKFILRSVAAPLVRWLGLALAVPYALAHSVAPLLVSAPAQRNLLARRVYPALLLLALFAALALFQIRQFRKLYEHIKNDKYLVGQRLVNYDHRRHKQQQQQSTVASSN; via the exons ATGATGGACTCGGACTCGTCCGGTGCGGACTTCTGTAGATTCTGTAGATCTGAAGCTTCGTCCGATCGACCCTTGTTTCATCCTTGTATATGCACAGGCTCTATAAAGTGGATTCACCAGGAGTGTCTTGTACAATGGATGCGATACTCGAGAAAGGAAATATGCGAACTGTGTGGACACCGGTTTTCATTTATGCCGATTTACTCACCTGATATGCCGAGACGGTTACCACTCCGGGATGTTGTCGGTGGTCTAGTAACGTCGGTTGCGTCTGCCGTGAAAGATTGGTTACACTATACGTTGGTTGCACTTGCCTGGCTCGGCATAGTGCCTCTCACCGCCTGTCGTACTTACAGATGCTTGTTCTCGGGGTCTCTGGACCCTGTGATATCACTACCGTTTGACATAGTTTCAGCTGAGAATCTAGCTAAAGATGTTTTCTCCGGATGCTTTGTTGTGACATGTactttattttcgtttattggTTTGGTCTGGTTGAGAGAGCAAATTATGCACGGTGGTGGTCCAGATTGGATGGAAAGAGAAAATCTACCTGCCCCTGCGGCTGAAGATATACCTCTGCAAGATAATAACAATGATCATGTCAATGAGGGTGCAGGGGATGATGGTGGGGGACGAGAAGAGCCCAATGGAGAAGCAGGTGATGATCCATTAGTAGGGGATGAGGCAAACTGGAATCCTATGGAATGGGATAGAGCAGCAGCTGAAGAGTTAACCTGGGCCCGTTTGCTTGGTCTGGATGGATCCATGGTGTTTTTAGAACATGTGTTCTGGGTTGTGTCTTTGAACACAttgtttattgttgtgtttgcaTTTTGCCCTTATCACATTGGCAAATCAGGTGCTGCATTAGCTGGATTAAGTGCTGAAGGGCCATTTGCTGGTCTCTTAACGGCTCTAGCTGGATATGTTATTGTGGGGGCTATACTGGCAATCCTGCATGGTTTGGCATCCTTACTCAGGTTAAGAAGTGCAAAGAAGGCATTAGGATTTTGTTATGTGGTTGTGAAAGTAGCACTGTTGTCTGTTATTGAG ATTGGTGTAATACCACTTGTCTGTGGATGGTGGTTGGATCTATGTTCACTATCAATGTTCGATGCCACCCTCAAGGACAGAGAAATAAGTCTCCATGCCGCACCCTGGACTCTCATGTTCATACACTGGCTCGTTGGCATGGTCTATGTGTACTACTTCGCATCATTCATACTGTTACTAAGAGAAGTATTAAGACCTGGAGTGCTGTGGTTTTTGAAGAATTTGAATGACCCTGATTTTAGTCCTGTACAG GAGATGATCCATCTGTCAGTGTGGTCTCATATACGTCGCCTCGTCGTGTCAGCGATGGTGTTTGGTACAGCTGTTCTGTTTATGCTGTGGTTGCCCATCAGGGTTATCAAATACGTCCTGCCTGGGTTCCTGCCTTACGCTGTTGCCGTTCATACTGAGGCACCGGTCAACGAACTCAGTTTAGAATTATTGTTGCTGcag GTGATCCTGCCGGCGCTGCTGGAGCAGTCGCACACGCGCACGTGGCTGAAGAGCGGGCTGCGCGCGTGGTTCGCGTGCGCGGCGGGCGCGCTGGGCCTGCGCTCGTACCTGCTGGGCGAGGCGGCGCGCGACAGCGACCCGCACCCCGCGCCGCACCCGCCGCACCCCGCGCCGCACCAGCTCGGCGCCGCGCACCAG GCGCTGATGTGGCGTGACGGGCCGGCGGGCTTCGAGCCCTACGTGCGCGTGTCGTGGTTCCCGCTGCGGCTGGGCGCGCTGCTGGCGCTCGTGTCCGTGTCGCTGGTCATGGCCAGCGCGCTCACCCTC gtaataCCGGTAGCAATAGGTAGAAAAGTGATGGCGATATGGTTACCGAAAGCGTCTGAAGGCGTGCACGAACTCTACACGGCAGCTTGTG GCATGTACGTGTGCTGGGCGGCGGGGCGCGGCGGCGCGCTGGCGGCGGGCTgggcgcgcggcgggcgcgcggcGCTGCTGGAGCGCGCGGCGCTGTGGGCGCGCCgggccgcgcgcgccgcgctgGCCGCGCTCGCGCTGCTCGGCCTCGTGCCGCTCATGTTCGGCCTGCTGCTGGAGCTC GTGCTAGTGATCCCGCTCCGAGTGCCGCTCGAGCAGTCGCCTGTGCTGTTCGTGTGGCAAGACTGGGCGTTGGGCGTGCTGTATACGAAGATAGTGTGCGCGCTCACCATGATGGGCCCGGACTGGAGCATGAGACGCGCCATTGAAAAAGCGTACAGAGACGGCATCAGAGAAATGGATttgaa GTTCATCCTGCGCTCGGTGGCGGCGCCGCTGGTGCGCTGGCTGGGGCTGGCGCTGGCGGTGCCGTACGCGCTGGCGCACAGCGTGGCGCCGCTGCTGGTGAGCGCGCCGGCGCAGCGCAACCTGCTGGCGCGCCGCGTGTACCCCGCGCTGCTGCTGCTGGCGCTCTTCGCCGCGCTCGCGCTCTTCCAG ATTCGTCAGTTCAGAAAACTGTACGAGCATATAAAGAACGACAAATACCTCGTGGGTCAAAGACTGGTCAACTACGACCATCGGCGGcacaaacaacaacaacaacagagCACCGTTGCTTCGAGTAACTAG